The Streptomyces sp. NBC_01276 genome contains the following window.
CTCCCGTCCTCCGGGCCGGGCTGCGGACCCCACGGGCCGGCCTCCCAGGCGACGCAGACCCGTGGGCGGGCCGACCGGGTGTGGAGCCAGTCGGGCACGGACCCGCCTCCGCCGTACGCGGACCAGCGCATGCTCTCGTACCGGACGTGCGGAGCCGGCAGCCGCACCCCGGGCGGCATCGGGTCGACCGTCCACTGACCGAGGAGCAACTCCTCCTCGTACGGCAGCCCGTACGGTTCGAGCAACTGCTGCATGACCTCCTCCAGGGGGTCGTGCCGGCCGTCGCCCGGGGCCTGCCGCAGGTACCGCTGGAACCGCGCGTGCAGCCAGGCGACGTTGTCCCGGCCCCACAGCAACCGGGCGTGCGCGGCCCCGCTCAGCCGCGCCGCGACGGCGGCCGGCAGGCAGAACGGGTCCCACAGGACCAGATCGGGCCGCCAGCGCACGGCGACACCGGTCAGCTCCTCCAGCAGCGGGCGCAGCCCCGCGAACACGCGGGTCATCCGGAACCACTTGGGCCCCCAGTCGGCGCAGTCGGAGGAGACGACGTCCAGCCCTCCGCCGGGGTGGCCGCTCAGACCGGGGTTGCGCTCGAAGTCCGTCAGCTCGGCCGGATCCACCGCACCGCCGACGGGAACGGCCGCCAGTCCCGCCCCCGTCACGGCTCCCATCGCGTCCGGGTGGGTGGCGATCCGTACCTCGTGCCCCGCGTTCTGGAGCGCCCAGGCGAGGGGGACGACGGGCAGGGTGTGGGCGGTGGTGGGAAAGACGGCGAACAGGACACGCACGCGGGGTTCCTTCCGGAGGGCTGCGGGCCGTCGGCGGACGGACCGGCTTCGGTGTCTGGGGGCTGGGGGAGGGGGCGCGACGGCCCGAGGCGCTTCGTCACCGTCCCGCGGTGACGTCCGCGTACCAGCGGACGGTCTCCGCCAGGCCCCGTTCGAAGTCGACGCGGGGCCGGTAGCCGAGGCGGCGCAGCTTCCCGTCGTCCACGCAGTAGCGCCGGTCGTGGCCCTTGCGGTCCTCGACGTGCCGCACGGAATCCCAGTCGGCTCCACAGGCGTCGAGGAGCAGTGCGGTCAGTTCCCGGTTGGTCAGCTGGGTGCCGCCCCCGACGTTGTAGACCTCGCCCGCCCGGCCGCGTTCCAGCACCAGCCGGATGGCGCGGCAGTGGTCGGAGACGTGCAGCCAGTCGCGCACGTTGCCGCCGTCGCCGTAGAGCGGCACGGTGCCGCCCGCCAGCAGGGTGGTGACGAAGAGCGGGATGAGCTTCTCCGGATGCTGATGGGAGCCGTAGTTGTTGCTGCAGCGGGTGATCCGCACATCGAGGCCGTGGGTCCGGGCGTACGCCAGAGCCAGCAGGTCGGCGGCGGCCTTGGAGGCGGCGTAGGGGGAGTTCGGCGCCACGGGCGCGTCCTCGGTCCAGGCGCCGTGGTCGATGGACCCGTACACCTCGTCGGTGGACACCTGCAGGAAGCACCGGGCGCCGGCGGTGAGCGCGGCGTCCAGCAGTACGTGCGTCCCGGTGACGTTCGTGCGGACGAAGGTGCCCGCGTCGGCGATGGAACGGTCCACGTGGCTCTCCGCCGCGAAGTTGACCACGACGCATCCGGGCGACATCAGCGCGGCGACGAGCGGCGCGTCGGTGATGTCGCCGTGCACGAAGCGGAGCCGGGCGTCCGCGGCGACCGCGTCGAGGTGCGCGGTGTCACCGGCGTAGGTGAGCGCGTCGAGGACGGTGATCTCGGTGTCGGGCGGTGATCCGGGACCCAGCAGGTCGTTCACGAAGTGCGAGCCGATGAACCCGGCGGCGCCGGTGACGAGGAAGCGCGTGGTGGTCACGAAGAGATCCGGATCTTGCTGTGGTCGCCCAGGACGAACCGGTGCGACGAGGGAACGCGGGGGGCGGGAGCGACCTCCACGTGGCAGCCGATGAGCGAGGCGTCGATGCGGCGGACCCCGGTGATGGACGAGTGGCCCAGGACGATCGAGAACTCGATCTCGCTGTCGGTGATCCGGCAGTTCTCGGCGATCGAGGTCGAGGGGCCCACGTAGGAGTCGACCACGACCGACCCCGCGCCGATCAGGGCGGGACCGACGATGCGGGAGCCGCGCACTTGGGCGCCGGCGCACACCGTGACCCTCCCGATGAGTTCGCTGTCGGCGCTGACCGATCCTTCGACGGCCGGCTCCAGGACCTCCAGTACGCACCGGTTCGCCTCCAGCATGTCCTCGACGTTGCCGGTGTCCTTCCAGTAGCCGGTGACCACCGTCGGCCGCACGTCGCGGCCCTGGTCGAGCAGCCATTGCAGGGCGTCGGTGATCTCCAGTTCGCCCCGCGCCGAGGGGGCGATGGCGCGGACCGCCTCGTGGACGACGGGAGTGAAGAGGTAGGCGCCGACGACCGCGAGATCGCTCGCGGGCCGCTCCGGCTTCTCGGCCAGAGCGACCACCCGGCCGGTCGCGGACAGGGTGGCGACACCGTAGGCACCGGGGTTCGCGACCCGGGTGAGCATCAGCTGCACGTCCGGGCCGTGCGCGCGGAACTCGTCGACGAGCGGGGCGATGCCGCCGACGATGAAGTTGTCGCCCAGGTACATCAGGAAGTCGTCGTCACCCAGGAAGTCCCGGGCGATCAGAACGGCATGGGCGAGCCCGAGCGGTTCGGGCTGGGCTATGTAGGTCACGTCCAGGCCGAAGGCGGAACCGTCTCCTACGGCCTCCTCGATCTCCGCGGCCGTCTCGCCGACGATGACGCCCACCTCTTTGATGCCGGCGTCGGCTATCGCCTCCAGGCCGTAGTACAGCACCGGCTTGTTCGCGATCGGGACGAGCTGCTTGGCGGAGGTGTGGGTGATGGGACGCAGCCGCGTGCCGGAACCCCCCGCCAGTACCAGGGCTTTCATGAGAACCCTCCAGGGGTCAGTGCTTCGGTGCGCGGAAGGCCGACACCGTGAGGGGGCCGAAGACGGCGAGCAGCAGGAACGACCACGCGACCGCGGCCGCCACGGGGTGGTCCTGTGGCCATCCGGCGCCGCCGGGTCCGGCCACGGGAAGGCCGAAGAGCTCCCGCACCGCGGAGACCACGGCGCTCACGGGGTTCCACTCGGCGATCGGGCGCAGGCCGGCCGGCAGGCCTCCGGTCGGCACGAAGACGTTGGAGACCATCGTCAGGGGGAAGGTCAGCATGCCGATGAGTTCCGTGGAGGACCGCGACGGCAGGACGAGGCCCAGCCACATGCCGAGCCAGCCGAACGCGTAGCGGGCGAACACCAGCAGCGCGAAGGCGGCCACGATCCGCGGCGCGGAGGCATCGGGCCGCCAGCCGACCAGCAGCCCGCAGCCCGCCATGACCGTCAGGGTGATCAGACCGCCCAGGATCTCGGCCAGGGACTGCCCGACGGGCACGCCGGTCCTGCTCATCGGCAGCGAGTGGAAACGGTCGCTGATCCCCTTGTCCTTGTCGTCGGCGACGGCGGAGGCACTCGCGGCGACCCCGAACACGGTCATCTGCGCCAGCATCCCCGGGATCAGGAAGTCGACGTAGGAAGCGCCTTCCGGAACCAGCATGTTGCTGCCGAGGACGTAGACGAAGAGCAGGGTGAAGACGAGGGGCAGCGCCAGCGCCATGACGGCGCGCTCGGGGGCACTGCGCAGGTGGGTCAGGTAGCGGCGGGTGATCGTCGCCGCGTCGCCGGCGGCCCAGCGCAGCCGTGCGAGCCGGGTCTCGTCCGACGGCGCACCGGGCGCCCCCACGACGGGGCCGACGCCCGCGCCCCGGGCCACCGGGCCGTCGGCGGCCCCGCGGGCCCCGCGGCCGGTCCGGGGGGTGGTCATGCCGCCTCCCCGGTCCCGGTGCACGGAGCCGTCAGGCTGATGAACACCTCGTCCAGCGTCGGGCGGCGCAGGGAGAGGTCCTCCACCTCCACACCGGCGCACCGCAGTTCGTCCAGCGCGGCGGCGAGCACCCCCGTGCCGGGTCCGGCGGCCGGGCCGGTGGCCAGGGTGACCCGCCGCAGCTCGTCCCGTACCGCCACGGTTCCGGCGCCGGTACGGGCCAGGGCCTCGGCGGCCGGTGCCAGCTGCTCGTGGTGGCGCACGGTGAGGTCGACGTACTCCCGGCCCAAGGAGGACTTCAGGGCGGAGGGCGTGCCCTCGGCTATCACCCGGCCGCCGGAGCCCTCCGGGTCGCCCAGCACGGCGATCCGGTCGGCGAGGTGGTCGGCCTCGTCCAGGTACTGCGTGGTCAGCAGGACGGTGGTGCCGGCCCGGACGAGCTCGCGGACGCTGTCCCAGAGCCCGTAACGGCTCTGCGGATCGAGGCCGGTCGTCGGCTCGTCCAGGAAGATCACCGCGGGGGGTACGACCAGGCTCACCGCCAGGTCGAGCCTGCGGCGCATGCCGCCGGAGTACGTGCGGACGGGGCGGTGGCCGGCGTCCTGGAGGCCGAACCGCTCCAGCAGCTCCCCGGAGCGCCGCCGGACGGCCGCCCCGCGCATGCGGTGCAGCCGGGCGAACATCTCCAGGTTCCCGCGGCCGCTGATCAGCTCGTCCACCGAGGCGTACTGTCCGGTCAGCGCGATGCGGCCGCGTACCCGGGCGGGGTCGGAGACGACGTCGAAGCCGGCCACGCGGGCGTGGCCGCCGTCCGGGAGCGACAGGGTGGCCAGGATCCTGACCAGCGTCGTCTTGCCGGCTCCGTTCGGTCCGAGCAGACCGCACACGGTGCCGGGGGCGACGGTGAGGTCGACGCGGTCCAGGGCCGTCTGCGCCCCGAAACGCTTGTGCAGGCCGCGGACTTCGACGGCGGCTTCGGGAGGCCGGGAGCCGGCCGGGGGTTGGAGCACGGGTTCCCCTTGACGGAAGGATGGGGTCGGACAGGGCGGGGCGGCGGGTGCGGCGGGCGCCGGTGCCGTCAGCCGGGACCGGGTCCGGGTCCGGGTCCGGGCGACGCGGACCGGTCCGGCCCGAGGCGCACCGGGAGGGTCATCAATCCCCGCATGTCCCCGACGGGGCGCCAGGCCTGTGGCCGGTCCTGGTCGGCCGCGGCCAGCTCCGGGTACCGGTCGAGCAGGGCCGTGAGCACCGTCTCCGTCTGCAGCCGGGCCAGTGGCGCGCCCAGGCAGTAGTGGATGCCGTGCCCGAAGGAGAGGTGCGGTCCGCGTTCCCGGGTGATGTCGAGGCCGTCGGGCCCGGGGAAGACCTCAGGGTCCCGATTGGCGGCGGAGAGCGCGACGCTGACGATGCCGCCGGCCGGGACGACGGTCCCCGCGATGTCGATGTCCTCGGTCGCCACCCTGAGGGTGGTGCGGGCCAAAGAGGGCTCGTAGCGCAGCAGTTCGTCGACCGCGGAGGGGACCAGTTCCGGACGGCGGCGCAGCAGCGCGAGCTGGCGGGGGTGGCGGAGCAGCGTGTCGACGGCGTTGCCGATCATCCCCGTCGTCGTCTCGTGCCCCGCGATCAGCAGGAGCACCAGCAGGCCGACGAGTTCGTCGTCGCCGAGGCGCTCGTCCCGTTCACCGGTGGCCACGAGGGCGCTGAGCAGGTCCGGCTGTTCCTCCGGGGGCAGGTCGGCCCTGACCCGGGGCCGGGTGACGGCGACCAGGGACGCGAACCACCGGTGGAGCCTGCGGGTGCGTTCCGCAGGACCGGAGGCGGGTGTCGTGCCCGCTCCGGAGACCGTGAGCATCCGGGTGGCCCATTGCAGGAGCGCGGCACGGTTGCCGTGGGGAACTCCGATGAGCTCGCTGATCACCAGCACCGGGAGGGGGAAGGCGACGGCGGCCGCCAGGTCGGTGACCGCCCCGCCGCCGGTCCGGGTCCCGGCCGTGTCCACCGCGCCGGTCGTCCGGGCCGCGTTCGCCGCGGAGTCGAGGAGCTCGTGCGTCAGACGTTCGACCGAGGGCCGGAGCTCCGCGACCCGGCGCGGTGTGAACGCTCCGGAGACGAGCCTGCGCAGCCGCGTGTGGTCCGGCGGGTCGCTGTTCACGAGCGGCAGGAAGAAGCTCTCCGAGCCGGAGACCCCGTACCCGGCCGCGCGCAGCGCGCCGGCCGCACGCCGGGGGTCCTTGGAGAACCTGGGATCCAGCAGGACCGCCCTCGCCTGGTCGTGCCGGGTCACGAGCCAGTACTCCAGCCCCTGGGGGTTGCGGACCCGGCACGCACCCTCCGACTGCCGCAGCCGCGCATAGTGTCCGTGCTGGTCCGCGAAGAACGCCGGGGTGTCGATGTCGGCCGGTGCGCCCGCGCCCGCCGTCACCCGTCAGCCCCGGTCCGCGGGGCGCACGCCGGCGCCGCCAGCGCTTCGAGGAAGTCCGCGGCGGCGGGTGCGCCGCCGGCGTGGTGGATGTGGTCGCGCATGGTGTGGGTGTGGTGGCGGTAGGTGGGGTCGGTGAGGACGTGGTGGGCGGTGTCGCGGAGGGTTTGTGGGGTGAGGTGGGTGCGGTGGAGGAGGCGGCCGAGTCCGAGTTCGGTGAGGCGGTCGGCGTTGGCGCGTTGTTCGCTCATCTGGGGGATGGCGAC
Protein-coding sequences here:
- a CDS encoding nucleotide disphospho-sugar-binding domain-containing protein, producing the protein MRVLFAVFPTTAHTLPVVPLAWALQNAGHEVRIATHPDAMGAVTGAGLAAVPVGGAVDPAELTDFERNPGLSGHPGGGLDVVSSDCADWGPKWFRMTRVFAGLRPLLEELTGVAVRWRPDLVLWDPFCLPAAVAARLSGAAHARLLWGRDNVAWLHARFQRYLRQAPGDGRHDPLEEVMQQLLEPYGLPYEEELLLGQWTVDPMPPGVRLPAPHVRYESMRWSAYGGGGSVPDWLHTRSARPRVCVAWEAGPWGPQPGPEDGSALSDVLGALADLDVDVVVTGVGPSAGATGGPPGRPRLVERLALNQVLPGCAAIVHRGAGATFAAAAGQGTPQLILPTAFWDEEATARHLARRGAGLVLDGAHRDPHHLRTALSALLRDHDFRLRARALREEIEMLPGPAALVPVLERLTDLHQRI
- the rfbB gene encoding dTDP-glucose 4,6-dehydratase — encoded protein: MTTTRFLVTGAAGFIGSHFVNDLLGPGSPPDTEITVLDALTYAGDTAHLDAVAADARLRFVHGDITDAPLVAALMSPGCVVVNFAAESHVDRSIADAGTFVRTNVTGTHVLLDAALTAGARCFLQVSTDEVYGSIDHGAWTEDAPVAPNSPYAASKAAADLLALAYARTHGLDVRITRCSNNYGSHQHPEKLIPLFVTTLLAGGTVPLYGDGGNVRDWLHVSDHCRAIRLVLERGRAGEVYNVGGGTQLTNRELTALLLDACGADWDSVRHVEDRKGHDRRYCVDDGKLRRLGYRPRVDFERGLAETVRWYADVTAGR
- a CDS encoding glucose-1-phosphate thymidylyltransferase is translated as MKALVLAGGSGTRLRPITHTSAKQLVPIANKPVLYYGLEAIADAGIKEVGVIVGETAAEIEEAVGDGSAFGLDVTYIAQPEPLGLAHAVLIARDFLGDDDFLMYLGDNFIVGGIAPLVDEFRAHGPDVQLMLTRVANPGAYGVATLSATGRVVALAEKPERPASDLAVVGAYLFTPVVHEAVRAIAPSARGELEITDALQWLLDQGRDVRPTVVTGYWKDTGNVEDMLEANRCVLEVLEPAVEGSVSADSELIGRVTVCAGAQVRGSRIVGPALIGAGSVVVDSYVGPSTSIAENCRITDSEIEFSIVLGHSSITGVRRIDASLIGCHVEVAPAPRVPSSHRFVLGDHSKIRISS
- a CDS encoding ABC transporter permease, giving the protein MTTPRTGRGARGAADGPVARGAGVGPVVGAPGAPSDETRLARLRWAAGDAATITRRYLTHLRSAPERAVMALALPLVFTLLFVYVLGSNMLVPEGASYVDFLIPGMLAQMTVFGVAASASAVADDKDKGISDRFHSLPMSRTGVPVGQSLAEILGGLITLTVMAGCGLLVGWRPDASAPRIVAAFALLVFARYAFGWLGMWLGLVLPSRSSTELIGMLTFPLTMVSNVFVPTGGLPAGLRPIAEWNPVSAVVSAVRELFGLPVAGPGGAGWPQDHPVAAAVAWSFLLLAVFGPLTVSAFRAPKH
- a CDS encoding ATP-binding cassette domain-containing protein, with protein sequence MLQPPAGSRPPEAAVEVRGLHKRFGAQTALDRVDLTVAPGTVCGLLGPNGAGKTTLVRILATLSLPDGGHARVAGFDVVSDPARVRGRIALTGQYASVDELISGRGNLEMFARLHRMRGAAVRRRSGELLERFGLQDAGHRPVRTYSGGMRRRLDLAVSLVVPPAVIFLDEPTTGLDPQSRYGLWDSVRELVRAGTTVLLTTQYLDEADHLADRIAVLGDPEGSGGRVIAEGTPSALKSSLGREYVDLTVRHHEQLAPAAEALARTGAGTVAVRDELRRVTLATGPAAGPGTGVLAAALDELRCAGVEVEDLSLRRPTLDEVFISLTAPCTGTGEAA
- a CDS encoding cytochrome P450, which produces MTAGAGAPADIDTPAFFADQHGHYARLRQSEGACRVRNPQGLEYWLVTRHDQARAVLLDPRFSKDPRRAAGALRAAGYGVSGSESFFLPLVNSDPPDHTRLRRLVSGAFTPRRVAELRPSVERLTHELLDSAANAARTTGAVDTAGTRTGGGAVTDLAAAVAFPLPVLVISELIGVPHGNRAALLQWATRMLTVSGAGTTPASGPAERTRRLHRWFASLVAVTRPRVRADLPPEEQPDLLSALVATGERDERLGDDELVGLLVLLLIAGHETTTGMIGNAVDTLLRHPRQLALLRRRPELVPSAVDELLRYEPSLARTTLRVATEDIDIAGTVVPAGGIVSVALSAANRDPEVFPGPDGLDITRERGPHLSFGHGIHYCLGAPLARLQTETVLTALLDRYPELAAADQDRPQAWRPVGDMRGLMTLPVRLGPDRSASPGPGPGPGPG